The genomic segment TCGGGAGAACTTAATTTTTTCCTGGACGGAAAGTTTCTGGAAAAGCGGGAGCTGCCTTCCGGAGCGAGAGAAAAGCGTGAAATCACCATATTTACTCCTCATATCCGACCGGGAGTCCATACAATCGGAATCGAGTGGGACAATCATAAGCAATTCAATGAGATGGTCTGTCACGGTATTGGCATTTCAGCTCTTGCTGCGGAAAACAGCGCCCGAAGCAGTCACGGACAAATTCTCACCATGTTGCTGAGGGAACGGAACCGGATAGAAATTCCAACTTGCAGTCGTGTGTCACCTGCTTATTTGGAGGGGATTGCCAAATACCCGGAGCTGGTGACGGTTTCATCAGCGGACGAAGTCAGGTTGATTTCAGCGAACGGTTGGTTTGCCGAGGTGGAACTTGCTGCGGACGCTGCGACGCCGGTTACGGCGGCATTCGAAAATGCAGGATACAGCGTTTCCGGGCAGATCACCTGGAAGCCCACAAATCTTCTTCAGGAGGAAAGCCGGACCATTCAGATCCGGAAGGGAGATTCGCTGTTGCTGTATGCTTTCCCGGAAGATGCCCGGGACGGCGAGTGGCAAATCGGCGGAGATATCAAGTTGTCTGGTCAATATGGCATTCCCGTGCCGCATAAGTTCACGGAAGTCGGAACATTCCGGCTGCAGGCGAGATTTTCATCTGCCGCCGGCCGGATTTCGGAGCGTGATCTGACGGTTGAGGTGGTCGGTTACGAATTCCCGCAGCGTGATATGGCCTGCTGGCTTGGCTGGGGACGCGACTGGAGTATTCCCGAATGCGGGGAATTGGTGAAAATCGAAGGCGATGATCGATTGCTGGCTTTTACGCTCACATCCTCCGGCACGTCGCAAAACATACTGGCTTATCCGGACGATGACAAACCGCGCTATGTTCTTGCCCGGCTGGGGGAAAAAGGGCCCGTTTTGGATGTCCAGCAGATTTCCGCCGTCGGAATTTACTCCTCCGGAAGAACCTATGTGAGGCTTCTGGATCAACTGGAGGATGGGACAAAACGTTATGTGATGGGAGTGGTCAAGAGTCCGAATCGTGATGATGTGGAACTCCGGCTGAATATTTTTGTTTCCGGCGTACTGTTTGACGATGGAACCGTCAGCAAAACCCTGGCAGCAGATGATTTCAATGAATTGGGCGTTGCGGAGGTCCTCTTTATTTATTCTCCGGAAGCAAAAACTTCTGTGTGTCATAACCTGTCGGCATATCAGAACGGTGCTTATATGGGGCTGAGACGATGAAGAGAATCTGCTTGTCCGGGAGTATTTTCATCATTGCGGCCGTCATTTCCGTCATGATTCATAAGGGAGTTCCGGGCGTCCCGGCATCGGGTGCGGTCGCGCAGCGGCAAACCACCGTATCGAAAGCGGACAGCCGGCAAACGGTTGTTCCGGAGTCATGGGCGATGAGTGAGGCGGTGAAAAAGATTACCGGAGCGGAAACGGCGGACAGGGAACGGCTGCTTCTCATTCATGCCCTTCCGCTGAACCTGACGGAATATGATCGTGCCTGTTTGTACGAATATATTCGAACCGCACCGAATAACAGTGCTTCCCACGTTGCGAAAAACGATTTGCTGAATAAATTGCGGAATCAGGAAAATATTCCGGCAGAGTTGACCGGGAAGCTGCTCGCCTTGGTCTACGACAGGGATCAGGACATCGTGATTCGCAGTTATGCATTGCAGCATATGCGTCCGTGGTATGAAGTCACCGGAGATGAAGCTTTAAAGCAGGGCTTCTATGACGCCCTGAGCGAAACGGAAACCGAAATGGCCGGAAATGCTCTGCTGGCCCTGCGTCATCTGACGCAGGAATACCCGGATGAATTTGACCGTGAAAGAATCGGCGGAGCAGCGGAAGAGATTTTTGCCGATCCTGACTGCTGTATTCTTTCCCGGATTTCTGCGGTTCAGGTGGCCGGAATGTTGAAACGCGAAACTATATTGCCTGCCGTAAGGGAAGTCATACAGGGCCGTTCCTCTCATACTGCGTTGCGGCTGGCTTCCATCGCCTCGCTGGGGGAAATCGGCGATGCTTCGGATATTGCGTTTCTGGAAACCGTTGCTTCGGATTCGCCCCTGATGGCGCCGGCTGTGAATCGAACAATTTTAAAATTAAGAGATAAACGATGAGAGAAGCAAGCATGAATTATTTGAAGCACGCCGTTCTGCTGTTGGTTACATTCGCATGTCTGGGCGTTCCGGCCGATGAGAACGAAGAGAATAATCCCTGCAATAATCATGAATGGAACAGCACTCCGGATAAAATCGTATGTGAGATTGACGTCCGCGCCGGCAACACAAGCACTACTATTTACAAAGGGACCACGGTCAGCCTCAGTTTCGATTTTTCGACGACGTTGAACAATTACAGCGTGTATTCATGCCGGAAATGCCCGGCCACGGATAGGAGAGATGAGTGCAGCATTGCCTATGAACCTCCGACTGTTTATGCCAGTTCTTCTGGAACTTATTCCGGCACAATGACCGTTCGGTGCCGAAATCACGGGAGGAGCGACAGTGCGACATCCACGGTGACTGTCACGGCAATCTGCGGTTCCTGCCGGCGGGAAACCTGCATATGCTGTCAGGAGTGCGGATCATATCCCTGCATATGCTGTCCTCGGTGCCGGCAGAAAAACTGTATCTGCTGTAAGAAATGCAATCAGCCGGTATGTATCTGCGAGTGTCCGAGATGTCATAAAAAAGAGTGCGAATGTGATCGCTGCTCGAAATGCGGAAATAAAAAATCGGAATGTACCTGCGATGACAAATGTCCCCGGTGTAAGCGGAAAAACTGTATTTGCGGTTCCGACTGTTCTGAGTGTGGAAAAAATCCGTGTGTCTGCCCCCCTCCGCCATCGACGTGCGAGGACTGCGGCCAGGAGGGGTGTGTATGTTCGCGGTGCCCGAACTGCAGACAAAAGGTTTGCACCTGTCCGGATAACCGGTGTGCCGAATGCGGAAATGATCCATGCACCTGCCAAAGCAGTTGTAACCACGAATACGGGGAGCCGTATTGGGATTGTTCCGAGGTCGGTTCTTCGGATTCCGTCGTTCCGTTTACCGGGACCGGCAGTTTCTCATCTTTCATAAAGTCGGCGGGAGCGTCGACGATGAAAGGGAGGCTCATGGCGAAATACAGGGATTGCAGGGCCTGCGATCACAGAGAACGTATTACTTCCGGAAATCATTATGCCGTCGGTGTTTGCGGACAGCCTGGCTACGGTCATGTGCATCGCGACAAGGATTTCCTGACTGATCTTGCGGTCAGGCCCGGAACTTCGCAATGGTGCGTCGCCATCGGTGGAAGCTGCGGTTCCGGAGTGCGTCATTATGTCAGTGTTTCAATCAGTGCGGACATGACGGTCAAGGCTTTGGATGTTCAGAGCCGGAAAGAGAGCTGGGCCGGAGATCGGCAGAGCCTGCTCCCCGAACTGCCGGAATTCGAACCGGATCCGGCCGGACATTTCATGGTTCGCCGTTACAGGGCGGCCGAAGGGGATGTCGCGGAAAAATGGGTGACGGTTCTGAAGGCGACTCCCACTCTGGGACATTGGGATGAGGATGTTCATCCGGGCTGGACAGTCTATCCAGCCGGGAGTCCGGGAATTTCTGTGGAATCTCCCGATTACGGGAACGGTTATTTCCGTCCTTCTTCTGCCGGTTGTTATGTCGTATCGGCGCGCCTGAACTACGACGAGTCCAAAAATCTGAAGGCGCAGGCGAGGACGATTGCGCTTTACGTCGTCGACCCGAAGGCTGATTTGAGCCTGGATACCGACTATGTCGAGTTGCTGCCGGACGGCAGTTACCATGTCGCATATGAACCTTGCGCCGATATGCCGCCGATTCCGGTCACCTTCGGGGGAACCAGAAATTTGCTGCCGCCGGGATTCAAGGCGGTTTTCACATTGAAGGCGCCGAAAAATGACATTTATGAGCTCTATGAAGATGAAGAATGTACCCGAAAGCTGGACCGCCGGGATGAAATCGCCGTCGACAACGAAAGCGATTCCAAGACAATCTATCTGAAAGTTCTTGAGCCCAGTTCGCCGGAAGTGCTGCAGGACGATTATGAAATGACGGTGAAATACGGAAAGGGAAATGACGATTTTC from the Victivallis lenta genome contains:
- a CDS encoding HEAT repeat domain-containing protein, which encodes MKRICLSGSIFIIAAVISVMIHKGVPGVPASGAVAQRQTTVSKADSRQTVVPESWAMSEAVKKITGAETADRERLLLIHALPLNLTEYDRACLYEYIRTAPNNSASHVAKNDLLNKLRNQENIPAELTGKLLALVYDRDQDIVIRSYALQHMRPWYEVTGDEALKQGFYDALSETETEMAGNALLALRHLTQEYPDEFDRERIGGAAEEIFADPDCCILSRISAVQVAGMLKRETILPAVREVIQGRSSHTALRLASIASLGEIGDASDIAFLETVASDSPLMAPAVNRTILKLRDKR